From one Flavobacterium sp. N502536 genomic stretch:
- a CDS encoding non-ribosomal peptide synthetase gives MTDYSDNTIFAFVAALKLGAVYLPLDHNLTEERLAYILSDTQPKVIITQIEYLNDLIPYSVPLFSIDVMLGEESLSDSNWESSNSKGDIAYIMYTSGSTGVPKGVVVKDKSIVRLVKETNYIKIDPQDRILAISNPSFDGSTFDIWGTLLNGATLHIPEKDLVLNFELLFQAITANEISVVFMTTALFNAMVDTDIESLINLRKILFGGEMVSVSHVRKFVNHIGSGRLLHVYGPTENTTFSTFCPVDEVPEEAQSIPIGKPISYTQGFILNENMKLQPIGVSGELYVSGEGLAAGYLNKEELTSKSFVENPYLQNSLLYKTGDICKWLPDGNIEIIGRSDSQVKIRGFRIELGEIERKITSYSGITEAVILVNKDSHDVKFLAAFFVAETPIRAAELRLFLAKKLPNYMVPDHITQVQQIPLNRNGKVDQKELNQLAQSKKEVTRELILPTTEIQIALHDIWRELFGKEDISITDDFFDIGGHSIKAMNLVSTIHKNLNIKIEIGNVFEDRTIKALSETVLQAKENYFQEIEVLAQQSSYPVSSAQQRFWALSQFQEANKAYTIPSIYTFEGELDQSALSFAFQTITARHESFRTTFKEEEHMGLRQIIAPEKNNNFTIDTIDFRNRSEEELEKTINDLIQVVFNLSEGPLLKVSLLQVEESRWILVSVMHHIISDGLSMEVFIEELLHLYKAHKNKLAVNLQPLRIQYKDFASWQNEQLKNETLAVHKAYWIEKFAGELPVLNLQKSKIRPKIKSYNGETVTVNIDAKTVQDFKNVMDKENLTLFMGLVTVVNLLIYKYTNQQDIILGSTITGRNHSDLEGQIGCFINVLPLRCQFSDEDTVTALFRKVKKLTQEAYEHQIYPFDQLISDLNLTHDISRNPLFDATVVLQNTDLDQKIDSLNSEGLAIALYEKTKAAVSRFDISFNFVETLKGLEFSLVYNTDIFDAAFIGQIQKHFQNLLVAVTANPDRDLAALPYLSVGEIQLLSADFSSGIFSTEVCMDIVDAFRQQVYKAPWQIAVVYKNTQLTYEELDHNSNKIAHLLTTEYGVGKGDKVGIILDKSELLISSILGILKAGGIYVPIDTESPKIRKQFIANDIDTKTIITQMDYMFDLDFFEGSIVAIDVQLDALEKVSLSKQVINDPEAPAYIMYTSGSTGNPKGVLVPHKGVTRLVKNTNYLDFDTVNSILSTGSVSFDASTFEFWGALLNGGKLVLCDKEELLNTKKLSALIKAEKVDTMWFTSGLLNQFTDQDVSVFEGLTNVLAGGEKLSAKHISKLLETYPKLNLINGYGPTENTTFSATYKITAPVEEDIPIGKPINNSKAYILDQSLQLCPLGVIGEIYLAGDGLSLGYLNAPTLNAEKFLTPASLNNERVYKTGDLGLWLPDGNIKFFGRKDNQVKLRGYRIELNDIEKTLDAHPEINGAVVVLKEAGEEAADKFIVAYVKTTAAMNTKELKAYLGDRLPFYMIPSYFIEVDDFILNKNGKVDKDLLPEIDLSQLEREYIAYRNETEKSLSEIWSEILGIEKISVTDDFFEIGGHSLRAVKLANSIQERFGVEISIGHIFQFRTIEAMAEQLSFIQKQEELTANKKDLQEIDIDL, from the coding sequence TTGGCGAAGAAAGTCTTTCCGATTCAAATTGGGAAAGCAGCAACAGCAAAGGCGACATTGCGTACATCATGTACACCTCGGGATCAACAGGAGTGCCTAAGGGAGTTGTGGTAAAAGATAAAAGTATAGTACGACTGGTTAAAGAAACCAATTACATAAAAATTGACCCTCAGGATCGTATTTTGGCGATCTCAAATCCTTCATTTGACGGCTCTACATTTGACATCTGGGGAACCTTATTAAATGGGGCGACCTTACACATTCCCGAGAAAGATTTAGTACTCAATTTTGAGTTGCTGTTTCAGGCGATTACTGCAAATGAAATTTCAGTTGTTTTTATGACCACCGCCTTATTTAATGCTATGGTGGATACTGATATTGAAAGCCTCATAAATTTAAGAAAAATTCTGTTTGGCGGAGAAATGGTATCCGTATCGCATGTGCGAAAGTTCGTAAATCATATCGGAAGCGGAAGATTATTACACGTTTACGGGCCTACCGAGAATACCACTTTTTCGACTTTTTGCCCTGTCGATGAGGTTCCGGAAGAGGCACAGAGCATTCCAATCGGGAAACCAATTTCGTATACACAAGGTTTCATTTTGAATGAGAATATGAAATTACAACCTATTGGAGTTTCGGGCGAACTGTATGTTTCGGGCGAAGGTCTGGCAGCCGGTTACTTAAACAAAGAAGAACTGACGTCTAAAAGTTTTGTCGAAAACCCTTATCTGCAAAACTCACTATTATACAAAACCGGAGACATCTGCAAGTGGTTGCCGGACGGAAATATAGAAATCATAGGCCGAAGCGACAGTCAGGTTAAAATTCGTGGTTTCAGAATAGAATTGGGAGAAATCGAACGAAAAATAACAAGTTATAGCGGTATTACCGAGGCTGTAATTTTGGTAAACAAAGACAGCCATGACGTGAAATTTTTAGCTGCTTTTTTTGTGGCCGAAACCCCAATCAGAGCTGCCGAACTTCGTTTGTTCTTAGCCAAAAAACTGCCGAATTATATGGTTCCGGATCATATTACTCAGGTACAACAAATCCCCTTAAACAGAAACGGAAAAGTAGATCAGAAAGAACTGAACCAACTGGCCCAATCGAAGAAAGAAGTAACAAGAGAACTGATTTTACCGACGACAGAAATACAGATCGCCTTGCACGATATCTGGAGGGAATTGTTTGGGAAAGAGGACATCAGTATAACAGACGACTTTTTTGATATCGGAGGGCATAGCATCAAGGCCATGAACCTGGTGTCGACAATTCATAAAAATTTAAACATAAAAATAGAGATCGGAAACGTTTTTGAAGACAGAACTATTAAAGCGCTTTCAGAAACCGTATTGCAGGCTAAGGAAAATTATTTTCAGGAAATAGAGGTATTAGCGCAACAATCCAGTTACCCGGTTTCATCGGCACAACAACGTTTTTGGGCACTAAGCCAGTTTCAGGAAGCCAATAAGGCGTACACCATTCCAAGTATTTACACTTTTGAAGGAGAGCTGGACCAATCGGCATTATCTTTTGCTTTTCAAACCATAACAGCACGACACGAAAGTTTCAGAACCACTTTTAAAGAGGAAGAGCATATGGGGTTAAGACAAATTATAGCGCCTGAAAAGAACAATAATTTTACGATTGATACCATTGATTTTAGAAACCGTTCAGAAGAGGAATTAGAAAAAACAATAAACGATTTAATTCAGGTTGTATTTAATCTGTCTGAAGGGCCGCTTTTAAAAGTAAGTTTGTTGCAGGTCGAAGAATCCAGATGGATTTTGGTTTCGGTGATGCATCATATCATTAGCGACGGACTGTCGATGGAAGTTTTTATTGAAGAATTGCTGCATTTGTACAAAGCACATAAAAACAAACTTGCCGTAAACTTACAACCGCTGCGAATTCAATATAAAGATTTTGCGTCCTGGCAGAATGAACAATTAAAAAATGAAACCTTAGCCGTTCATAAAGCCTACTGGATTGAAAAATTCGCAGGAGAATTGCCTGTACTCAATCTGCAAAAAAGTAAAATCCGTCCTAAAATTAAATCCTACAATGGTGAAACAGTTACCGTAAACATTGATGCTAAGACGGTACAGGATTTTAAAAATGTAATGGACAAGGAAAACCTGACTTTATTTATGGGCTTGGTGACTGTCGTAAATCTGTTGATTTACAAATACACCAATCAGCAGGATATTATACTGGGAAGTACCATTACCGGAAGGAACCATAGTGACTTAGAAGGACAAATAGGTTGTTTTATTAACGTATTGCCTCTGCGTTGCCAGTTTTCGGACGAGGATACTGTAACAGCGCTTTTCCGTAAAGTAAAAAAACTGACTCAGGAAGCCTACGAACATCAAATTTATCCTTTTGATCAATTAATTTCCGACCTGAATCTGACTCACGATATCAGCAGAAACCCGTTGTTTGATGCTACTGTCGTTTTACAGAATACCGATTTAGATCAGAAAATAGATTCTTTAAACAGCGAAGGTCTTGCTATAGCCTTGTATGAAAAAACGAAAGCTGCTGTGAGCAGATTTGACATTTCATTCAATTTTGTAGAAACCCTAAAAGGTCTGGAGTTTAGTTTAGTGTACAATACCGACATTTTTGATGCAGCTTTTATAGGTCAAATTCAAAAGCATTTTCAAAACCTGTTGGTTGCTGTAACCGCTAATCCGGATCGTGATCTTGCTGCTCTGCCATATTTATCTGTTGGCGAAATACAGCTTCTTTCAGCAGATTTTAGCAGTGGTATTTTTAGTACTGAGGTTTGTATGGATATAGTGGATGCTTTTCGCCAACAAGTCTATAAAGCGCCGTGGCAAATAGCAGTGGTCTATAAAAACACCCAGCTCACCTATGAAGAATTAGATCATAATTCAAACAAAATAGCCCATTTGCTAACCACAGAATACGGGGTAGGTAAAGGCGACAAAGTTGGAATTATTCTCGATAAATCAGAACTTCTGATTAGCAGCATACTCGGAATTTTGAAAGCAGGCGGGATCTATGTTCCAATTGATACCGAGAGTCCGAAGATCAGAAAACAGTTTATCGCCAACGACATTGATACCAAAACCATCATTACTCAGATGGACTATATGTTTGACCTTGATTTTTTTGAAGGAAGTATTGTAGCCATTGATGTTCAGTTAGACGCTTTAGAAAAGGTGTCGCTGTCCAAACAGGTTATAAACGATCCCGAAGCTCCGGCTTACATCATGTACACTTCCGGTTCTACAGGAAATCCAAAAGGGGTTTTAGTACCGCATAAAGGGGTTACGCGATTGGTTAAAAACACCAATTATCTTGATTTTGATACGGTAAACTCCATATTGTCTACAGGTTCAGTGTCTTTTGATGCTTCTACTTTTGAATTCTGGGGAGCACTGCTTAATGGCGGGAAATTGGTTTTATGCGACAAAGAAGAGCTGTTGAATACCAAAAAACTTTCGGCATTAATAAAAGCAGAAAAAGTTGATACGATGTGGTTTACATCGGGCTTATTGAATCAGTTTACAGATCAGGATGTATCGGTTTTTGAAGGATTGACCAATGTACTTGCGGGAGGTGAAAAATTATCGGCCAAGCACATTAGTAAATTGCTGGAAACCTATCCTAAACTAAACCTTATTAACGGTTACGGACCTACTGAAAACACTACGTTTTCGGCAACCTATAAAATTACAGCACCCGTAGAAGAAGATATTCCTATTGGAAAACCCATCAACAATTCGAAGGCATATATTTTAGATCAAAGTTTGCAATTATGCCCGCTGGGAGTGATTGGCGAAATATATCTGGCAGGTGATGGTCTCTCTCTGGGTTATCTGAATGCACCAACATTAAATGCCGAAAAATTCCTGACGCCGGCAAGTTTAAACAACGAAAGAGTTTATAAAACGGGCGATTTAGGATTATGGCTACCAGATGGTAACATTAAATTTTTTGGAAGAAAAGACAATCAGGTTAAACTTCGCGGGTACAGAATTGAACTCAATGACATCGAAAAAACCTTAGACGCTCATCCTGAAATCAATGGGGCAGTAGTGGTGCTAAAAGAAGCGGGGGAAGAAGCTGCCGATAAATTTATTGTGGCTTACGTCAAAACAACTGCGGCAATGAATACAAAGGAGCTAAAGGCCTATTTGGGCGACAGACTTCCTTTTTATATGATTCCGAGCTATTTTATCGAAGTGGACGATTTCATTTTGAACAAAAACGGAAAGGTAGACAAAGACCTGCTTCCCGAAATTGATTTATCCCAATTAGAAAGAGAATACATCGCCTACAGAAACGAAACCGAGAAAAGCCTGTCTGAAATCTGGAGCGAAATACTGGGGATCGAAAAGATCAGTGTAACCGATGATTTCTTTGAAATAGGAGGACATAGCTTAAGAGCGGTGAAATTGGCCAATAGCATTCAGGAGCGTTTTGGTGTTGAAATAAGTATTGGTCACATATTCCAATTCCGAACTATTGAAGCCATGGCAGAACAGCTCAGTTTCATTCAGAAACAAGAAGAGTTAACCGCAAACAAAAAAGACCTTCAGGAAATAGATATCGACTTGTAA